The Myotis daubentonii chromosome 9, mMyoDau2.1, whole genome shotgun sequence genome has a segment encoding these proteins:
- the OVCH2 gene encoding ovochymase-2: MPMSKNKLFLLLGMICLQQGKSATLSLSKASTCGQSQVKAQPWNYLNGFSRIVGGSQVVKGSYPWQVSLKRRQKHICGGTIISPQWVITAAHCIANRNTASTLNVTAGKHDLSHKEPGEQTLTIESIIIHPQFSTKKPMDYDIALLKMAGTFHFGPSVGPMCLPEPGEQFKAGLICTTAGWGRLTENGILPQVLQEVNLPILTQEECVAALLTLNKPIRGQTFLCAGFLDGGRDACQGDSGGSLMCRNKKGTWTLAGVTSWGSGCGRGWRNNVQKDDQGSPGIFTDLSKVLPWIRKHIHIGNKAST; this comes from the exons ATGCCTATGagtaagaataaactgtttttacTACTGGGAATGATCTGTTTGCAACAAGGTAAATCTGcaactctctctctttccaaag CTTCCACTTGTGGGCAGAGTCAAGTGAAGGCACAGCCCTGGAATTACCTGAATGGTTTTAGTCGCATtgttgggggaagccaagtggtAAAGGGCTCTTACCCATGGCAG GTGTCTCTGAAACGAAGGCAGAAACATATCTGTGGTGGAACCATCATCTCTCCACAGTGGGTGATTACGGCTGCTCACTGCATTGCAAACAG AAATACTGCATCGACTTTGAATGTTACTGCTGGAAAACATGACTTGAGCCATAAAGAGCCAGGAGAGCAAACCCTCACCATTGAAAGCATCATTATACACCCCCAATTCTCCACCAAAAAACCAATGGATTATGACATTGCTCTTTTGAAGATGGCTGGCACCTTCCATTTTG GCCCGTCTGTGGGGCCCATGTGTCTTCCAGAGCCAGGAGAACAATTTAAGGCTGGATTGATTTGCACGACTGCAGGCTGGGGCCGCCTGACTGAAA ACGGCATCCTCCCGCAAGTCTTGCAAGAAGTGAACCTGCCCATCTTGACCCAGGAAGAGTGTGTGGCAGCTCTGCTAACCCTAAATAAACCCATCAGGGGGCAGACCTTTCTCTGCGCAGGCTTCCTTGATGGAGGCAGAGATGCATGTCAG GGAGATTCAGGAGGTTCCCTCATGTGCCGGAATAAGAAAGGGACTTGGACTCTTGCTGGTGTGACTTCCTGGGGTTCGGGCTGTGGTCGAGGCTGGAGGAACAATGTGCAGAAAGACGATCAAGGATCCCCTGGGATCTTCACAGATCTTAGTAAAGTGCTTCCCTGGATCCGCAAACACATCCACATTGGTAATAAAGCTAGCACCTAA
- the LOC132241896 gene encoding olfactory receptor 10T2-like → MMGNRTTVSTFVLRGFSSLPDLQDLLFVLIFFSHMTILAANVSVMVAIKLSHNLHTPMYFFLSGLSFSETCTTMVILPRMLVDLLSDSKTISLPECATQMFFFFGLAGNNCFIMAAMSYDRYTAIHSPLHYPILMTHRICLQLMMASSVTGIVVSLCIVLIVFNLSFCDASTIQHFFCDIAPVVSLACDYTFFQKTILLAFTASVLVGSFILIMISYVFIVSTVVKMPSAKGRYKAFYTCSSHLTVVCIHYGFAGFVYLRPKDSDSFREDMLMAVTYTVLTPLLNPIVYSLRNKEMQIALRKVLDNVCRFFSQMVSKRMLNTS, encoded by the coding sequence ATGATGGGCAATCGAACCACAGTGAGCACATTCGTCCTGCGGGGGTTTTCCAGTCTCCCAGACCTGCAGGATCTCCTCTTTGTGCTGATCTTCTTCTCCCACATGACTATCCTCGCTGCAAATGTGTCCGTAATGGTGGCCATCAAGCTCAGTCACAACCTTCACACCCCCATGTACTTTTTCCTCTCTGGCCTGTCCTTTTCAGAAACCTGTACCACCATGGTCATCCTCCCCCGAATGCTGGTGGACCTGCTCTCAGACAGCAAGACCATCTCTCTTCCTGAGTGCGCCACACAGATGTTCTTCTTCTTTGGCTTAGCGGGCAATAACTGCTTCATCATGGCCGCCATGTCCTATGACCGTTACACTGCCATTCACAGCCCACTGCACTACCCCATCCTCATGACCCACAGGATCTGCTTGCAGCTCATGATGGCCTCTTCTGTCACTGGGATTGTGGTGTCATTGTGCATTGTCCTCATAGTATTCAACTTGTCTTTTTGTGACGCCAGCACCATCCAGCACTTCTTTTGTGACATCGCACCTGTAGTCTCCCTCGCCTGTGATTACACGTTTTTTCAGAAAACGATCCTTCTTGCGTTCACTGCCTCTGTGTTGGTGGGCAgcttcattttaattatgatttccTATGTCTTCATTGTGTCCACCGTGGTGAAGATGCCTTCTGCAAAGGGGAGGTATAAGGCCTTTTATACTTGCTCCTCTCACCTCACCGTAGTGTGCATACACTATGGATTTGCTGGCTTTGTCTATTTGAGACCCAAGGACAGTGATTCATTTCGTGAAGATATGCTAATGGCAGTGACATATACAGTGCTGACTCCTCTGCTTAATCCCATAGTTTACAGtctaagaaataaagaaatgcaaatagctCTAAGGAAAGTACTAGACAATGTCTGCAGGTTTTTCTCACAGATGGTAAGTAAAAGAATGCTGAACACTTCTTAA